The genome window TCTGTGCCTTCATAAAGCCGAATCATCTCTACAAAGCCAGTTATCAGCCCCAAGCAGTGTCCAACATACATTGCCTTTGCTGTCGGTAGGCTCTCATAGGTGAAATCTTCTTGGGCTGCGACGCTACAGCCTTGGTAAATCTCAACACCGGTAATAGACCAAACGTCACTGGAAAACAGACAAGCCAAGCTGAAAAGCACAGCCGTACGAAATTTAAACATTATCTTCTCTCCAATTCAGGCTGCAATTCTTCCTACACTGAGGCTAAACGTCGAGACGGCTAGGAAAGGTCAGTCTTACTTTTCTTGCTGCGTTTTCGCACCCATCTGAAGCAGATCGATAAAGTCAGATCCGGCTGCGCTTTTTATAAGAAATTTTGAGCTATCGTCTAGCTCGCGGACCATATCAGAGAGGCGGTGGATAGTGATTCCATGATCTGAGATTAAACCGACTTCCTTTTCAGATTTAACGTTATTGATGACCAATTCTGACGTCCACTGACCGCCACAGAGTGTCTTCATCAGGGCTCGCTTTTTGGCCGCAAAGAACTTGCCTTCCACCCACTCAGCTACGCCTTGGACCAGCTCTTCTTCGGAGCGTGCGGCGCTATTTGGCGCGCGACCAGATTTCCTTGCAGCTTTTGGAACTTTGGAAATGTAACTGACCGGCCGCATTGATGCCTGCACTTCTATATGACGGCAGGTAACTTCGGAGCCTTCCGAAAATTTTACAGCCACCAAGTCAACCTCGTTGACACCAAGGCGAATACCGCGAATCGTGAAATAGCCTTGCCGGTTTAGCCACTCTTCAACTATTTCTTCAGCTAACAGAGCCATAGGTTTCCCCTCTTTAGCAAACAAACCCGAAGCTAACCCAATCCGATCGCCATGTCGCCAAACACCGACGAGAAGCATTCCAAGCTAGACTGATGCAAATTGAAACAATTTGAGAAAGTCACGACCAATTGGCAAAGGAAAGGTGTCAGTTCGATTTCACGGATGAACTTATAGATCTTCCAGGTTCACTGGAATGCTTGGTTCGGATTGGCGCGATTCAATCAGCCGAACAAGCTCTTGTTCCTCAATTCGCTCAATCATCGCCTCAAAGAAGTCTGCTGGAACGCAATAAAATTCTGGCTTTTCTCGAATCAGAACCGCAACAGGAAATCCATTTCCAGACTCCACAGCCGCAATTGGATTTGCCTTCAGTTCAGAGAGACTCACTGAAACTTCTGGGCGAGTTGGCTGCTTCATGAATTCACTCCCTCTATGTCTCTGAACTCATCTACTGATCAAAGATACTGTAGCAGGAAAGAGGCAAACGGGAGTCGAAGGGAAGCCCATCTCGGTTACAGATCAAAGGTATTCCTATTGGAAAGCGGTGTGACAACTGCTTGGATTATGAAATTCGCGGGCCAGCAGAACCTTCCTCAGATCAAGCTCGCGCCTTCCTCTGCGAAGCTGAGGCCAGTGAGATACCTTCCGACCTCGCATCACATCTAACGCGCGTTTAGCCAAGCAATTCCGGGTCAATGTCAGCTTTATCCAAAGCACGCTGAATTCGACGGCGATACTTGTCCGCAGTGCCACCGTGTTCCGCAGCCAGATCAACAAAACTCCAACCCGCGAGGTTCCGCTTGATCAAATCGATGTCCTCCCCAGACAAGCCCTTGGCTGCGAGCAAAGAATCGACGCGGTCATCGTCCAAAGATGCCAAGCTTCCAGAGTGACTCAGGTGTTGATCCCAGTAATCGGAGTCATCAGCTAGCTCCGAGTCAATGATGTACCTCGCTCGCGCGCCGACCTGGCCTTTTTCGTTGTTAACCGACCACCTTTTGAGCCGGTCATTGCAGTAATGTGCAACGCCAGAGATCAAGTAACGCGCAACGGGGTGCTTGAGAATATCGACTTCACCGTCGCTTTCTTCGGCTTTCAATGAGCTGGTGCCGGCTTGGATCGCATTCAACAGATGCACCGTGACCTCGTTCAAGGCATCTTCTGCAACTTGGTGCACTTCGGAATCTCTTCCTGTGCCGAGAATGTGGCCCAACTTCTTTTTAACGACTGAAAGCGCCCCCTGTTTTACACCATCGTGCATCGCAACACGTCCGATCTCTTCTGTACTCAAAGGGCCCGTCGAGTAGTCCATACATCACTTCCTTCTCTGTGTGCTCTAAAACATTACCAATAATTAATCGGAGGCTTTTCCGCAAAAAAACTCAAGTTTTTCCAAATTTTTTGTCCGGTTTTGCTCTGCAATTTAGTTACTTACCTGTGAACGGACAGGCGGCAACATTGCATAACCATAAATAAGTCTTTGAATTATAACGCTTTAAATTTTTGCGTTGGCTAATTTTTGAACTATTCAATGATGTCGAACAAACGAAACTGGAGCGAAGCATGCAACAACGTCAGTTAGTGAAACAATCACCGATTCGGTCTTCTTATATGGCCTATTCCCGCCATTACGGTCGGGTGTACGCGGTCGAAAGCACACTCGAGCTCGACTATCTGAATCTGATCCGCTTCAAGAAAGCGGCGGAATCCGTCGAAAGCCAACCGTTCTCGATCCAGTTCCATCTTGAAGGGCGACCCAGACGTTACACACCGGATTTCTTGATCGTCGAACAGGGCGTTCAATACGTCGATGAGGTGAAAACTCGAAAGGCCGCGACCCGGTCGGAATTTCTTCGCAAAGCCGAGAAGCTTAATCGATTTTTCGGGAAACGAGGCCTATCGTTTCGAGTTTTAACAGAAGATGACATCCGGCCTGGAAATCAGGCTCAGAACCTTCGCTTTCTAATGCCGGTGCTCGACACACCGCCGCCAATTTCTGAATTCGAATCGCTTCTGGACGCGACAGACGTCCGCACCGCGTCAATGCAGGTAATGAACAAATTACTCAATGATCTGCGGTTGGATATTTCGTTCATTCGCCGAGCGGTAGCGCATCAACTACTCCAATGCGATCTGACCAAACCATGGTCGGAGATGCAATTTACGTGGTGATAAATCCACATCCAATCCCTTTTGTAAGGAGCAAGAAAGCAATGTTGAATTCCATCGCAGTGACCGGCAACCGCGTCTTATTTGAAGGTCTAGCAGCAACGATAACGATGCTTCCAGACTCGAACTGTGTGCTCACGTTTGATGATTCAAGGTATCAGCCAGTCATTAAACCCAGCACCGAAATCGAGGCAGCTTTTGGGACAACTCTTCATCTCGTTCCAAAAGACAAGGTCGCTGCTCCAAAAGCCCCGGATCTTTCAATAGGGGATCTTAAAGAGCTCGAAAGACGCTCAGCCTACATCGACGAATTGAACCGGCTTACCAAAAAAGGAGGCATTGGCGGAATCGCCATCCGAAAACAGGTCATTGCACGAGTCGCTCGAGAAATCGGGGATACCAAACCGATATCCCACTCAACCCTTGCCCGTTGGGCAAAGAAATCAAAGACACACTCACACGGAGTCGCATCCATGCTGGGCAAACAGACACGCCATCGCCAATCCTCGTTTTCACAGGATGTCCAAGATTTCGCCCTCGAAATCATCGACGATTATTACCTCCAGCTTGGGAATCCGACAGTCCAGTACGCTTACGACTGCTTCGTTGAATCCTTTGAGCTCAGGTTTGGAAAAGACGCTGAAAGGCCCTGCCGGGAGACGTTTCGAAAGTGGACGAGAGAATGTGTGGCTCCGATTGAGGCTATCGAAAGGCGGCAGGGCCGGCGCGCTGCGAAAGCGGCCGCTCGTAACGCAACCAAAAAACTCAAAACTGATCGGATTCTGGAGCGAGTGGAAGCCGATGCAGTCAATCTCTCAATTGGAGTGACTGATGAAAACGGTCGATACCTGGGCCCGGTGACCATCTTCGGAGTCATCGACGTGTATTCCCGCGCGATACTTGGCCTGGTCGTTCAGGTGGGACGAGGTGAGTCTGCTGGCCCAGTCATTGACAGCTACAAGCACTCAATCGGCCCCAAAGGCCCCGATTTACTGCCAGCTGGACTGGAAAATGACTGGCCGATGTACGGCGTCCCTGAGGTTTTCGTAAGCGATGGCGGCCCTGGCTATGTCAGCATGAAAACCCACGCGTTTCTCCTAGACGCCGGGAGCCAATCCCAAATCGTTCAAACCTACGCCGGTTGGCAAAAACCGTTTATCGAACGGTTTTTCAATACGCTGCGCACTCGCTTTGCTCAGACTCTTCATGGGTACTGC of Marinobacter sediminum contains these proteins:
- a CDS encoding type II toxin-antitoxin system Phd/YefM family antitoxin — translated: MKQPTRPEVSVSLSELKANPIAAVESGNGFPVAVLIREKPEFYCVPADFFEAMIERIEEQELVRLIESRQSEPSIPVNLEDL
- a CDS encoding Rap1a/Tai family immunity protein — protein: MFKFRTAVLFSLACLFSSDVWSITGVEIYQGCSVAAQEDFTYESLPTAKAMYVGHCLGLITGFVEMIRLYEGTEAPPVACIPDNVTVSTIVDDVIDFLDENRAHWDMDASVLVIIAIKNNYLCGA
- a CDS encoding TnsA endonuclease N-terminal domain-containing protein; protein product: MQQRQLVKQSPIRSSYMAYSRHYGRVYAVESTLELDYLNLIRFKKAAESVESQPFSIQFHLEGRPRRYTPDFLIVEQGVQYVDEVKTRKAATRSEFLRKAEKLNRFFGKRGLSFRVLTEDDIRPGNQAQNLRFLMPVLDTPPPISEFESLLDATDVRTASMQVMNKLLNDLRLDISFIRRAVAHQLLQCDLTKPWSEMQFTW